The nucleotide sequence CCCTGTACGCCAGCCAGTGAGGAGTGCTTCGTGAGCAGCGACCTACCGTTGGTCGGTGTTCGGCCCGACGCCGGCGAGCGGACTCCCGCTCGCCGGCGCAAGGCCGGAAACCGCAAAGTCTCCAGGCTCACCTCGCGCGACAAGGTCGTGCTGGGAATCATGGTGGCCATCCCGACCCTCATCGAGCTGCTGCTTGTGTGGCTGCCGACGGGCCTGTCGATCGGGTTGTCGTTCACGAAGTGGAACGGCCTAGCTCTCAGCAACATCCGCAACGCCGGACTGTCGAACTACAGCTTCGTGGTGCACGACTACCCGCCGTTCTGGCCGGCGGTCCGGCACAACATCATCTGGCTGTTGTTCCTCGGCTTCATCGCCACCCCGATCGGGCTTCTGCTGGCGGTCCTGCTGGACCAGAAGATCAAGGGCAGCCGGATCTACCAGAGCATCTTCTTCACGCCGGTCATGCTGTCGCTGGTCCTGGTCGGCGTGATCTGGCAGCTGGTCTACTCCCGCGACAACGGCATCCTGAACCACCTGCTGGGGACGTCGGGCAAGTCCAACGCGATCGACTGGTTCGGCGATTCCAACGTCAACCTCTGGGCCGCCCTCGTCGCGGCGACCTGGCGGCACGCCGGCTACATCATGATCCTGTACCTAGCCGGGCTGAAGGGTGTCGACCCGTCACTGCGTGAAGCGGCCGCGATCGACGGCGCCAGCGCGGTCCAGACCTTCTTCCGCGTGGTGTTCCCCGCCATGCGCCCGATCAACATCGTCATCGTCGTCATCACGATCATCGAGTCGCTGCGGGCCTTCGACATCGTCTACGTCATCAACCGCGGCACCAATGGACTGGAACTCATCAGCGCTCTGGTCATTCAGAACCTGGTCGGCGAGGGTCAGATCATCGGTCTGGGTTCCGCGCTCGCGGTGATCCTGCTGGTGATCTCGCTGGTGCCGATCATCTTCTACCTGGTTCGCACCTTCCGGAAGGAGAGCTGACGTGTCGACCTCGTTGACCTCGCCGGAGAACATTTCCCATCCGCTACCGACCGAAACCGAACGCGTGGGCAGCACCGTCGGCCGACGGCATTACGGCACCCACCTCTTCCTGATCGTCATGTCGATCGTGTGGCTGGTGCCGCTGTTGTGGACGGTTTACACCTCGCTGCGTCCCAAGGAAGCAACCGACAAGTACGGCTACTGGAGCCTGCACGGACCGTTCGGCTTCTCCAACTTCACCAAGGCGTGGAAGCAGGGTGGGTTCAGCCACCTGTTCATGAACTCCGTCTACATCGCGATCCCCTCGGTGATCCTGACCCTGGCCCTGGCCTCGATGATGGCCTTCGCGGTCAGCCGGTTCACCTGGAAGTTCAACCTCACCCTGCTGGTCATGTTCACGGCGGGCAACCTGTTGCCTCCGCAGGTCCTGGCGGCGCCACTGTTCGAGATGTTCAAGCACACCTCGCTGCCGTACTCGGTGTCGGACTCGGGCACCCTGCTCAACACCTACTACAGCGTCATCCTGGTCGACACGGCGTTCCAGATCGGGTTCTGCACCTTCGTGCTGTCGAACTACATGAAGGCCCTGCCCATGGACCTCACCGAGGCCGCCATGGTGGACGGAGCGAGCGTCTGGGTCCAGTACACGCGAATCATCCTGCCGTTGTGCCGCCCGGCGGTCGCCGCGCTGGGCACCCTGGAAGTCATCTGGATCTACAACGACTTCTTCTGGCCACTGCTGTTCATCACCGACGGCAGCCGGCAGCCGGTGACGACGGGTATCAACAACCTGCAAGGCCAATTCCTGTCGAACTACAGCCTGCTGGCCGCGGGCGCGACGCTCACGGTCATTCCGACGCTGGTCATCTATTTCGCGCTGCAGAGGCAGTTCGTCGCCGGCCTCACGCTGGGGGCGTCGAAGGGCTAGCGATTCGGGCCCGGGAGTTCGTCCCGGTCACACAACTGGCCCCGCCGGGTGATCGACTACGGTCACCCGGCGGCTGGCCGCTGGGGGAACCTTCCCCGGTCGTTCTCGCACCCTGCGCACGGTGGCCCGGAGCCGTCTGACGGCCAGCCTGACGGGCTGTGGATGACTCGTTCGGGTTGTCGGGCTGATTCGTATAATCGAACGTATGAGCGATAAGATAGTGCCGGAGGACGCCGGGTACGCCGGGCTCTCAGGGTACGCAGCCGCGCTCGCTGCCCTCACCGACGCGGTTGACTCCGCGCTGTCGGTCGCTCACGCCCGTGCCTCGACGAGGTCTGCGCTGGCGTACCTACGCCAAGTGGAGGAACAGCTGCGCCGGCTGAGTCTCGTCCAGGCCCGCACGATCGGATTCCTGACCACGGCCGGGGCGGCGGCCGAACGCGGCTACCGGCGGGAACCGCACCGCGGCGCAGCGTCGGCACGACGCGTTCGAGGAAGCCGGCAAACGACTCCTCGCTGCCGGGCGGCTCCCTGAATCCGGCGGCCTGCACACCACCGTCCTGGTCACCGTCGCCCTCACCGACCTCGAACAGCG is from Jatrophihabitans telluris and encodes:
- a CDS encoding carbohydrate ABC transporter permease, with amino-acid sequence MSSDLPLVGVRPDAGERTPARRRKAGNRKVSRLTSRDKVVLGIMVAIPTLIELLLVWLPTGLSIGLSFTKWNGLALSNIRNAGLSNYSFVVHDYPPFWPAVRHNIIWLLFLGFIATPIGLLLAVLLDQKIKGSRIYQSIFFTPVMLSLVLVGVIWQLVYSRDNGILNHLLGTSGKSNAIDWFGDSNVNLWAALVAATWRHAGYIMILYLAGLKGVDPSLREAAAIDGASAVQTFFRVVFPAMRPINIVIVVITIIESLRAFDIVYVINRGTNGLELISALVIQNLVGEGQIIGLGSALAVILLVISLVPIIFYLVRTFRKES
- a CDS encoding carbohydrate ABC transporter permease; protein product: MSTSLTSPENISHPLPTETERVGSTVGRRHYGTHLFLIVMSIVWLVPLLWTVYTSLRPKEATDKYGYWSLHGPFGFSNFTKAWKQGGFSHLFMNSVYIAIPSVILTLALASMMAFAVSRFTWKFNLTLLVMFTAGNLLPPQVLAAPLFEMFKHTSLPYSVSDSGTLLNTYYSVILVDTAFQIGFCTFVLSNYMKALPMDLTEAAMVDGASVWVQYTRIILPLCRPAVAALGTLEVIWIYNDFFWPLLFITDGSRQPVTTGINNLQGQFLSNYSLLAAGATLTVIPTLVIYFALQRQFVAGLTLGASKG